GCGGGTACGCGGCCGAGCAGTCCGAGGGCGACGCGATCGAGACGCTCGAGAACAAGAAGGACGCGGTCGACGACCGCATCGAGGACGTCAACGACGAGATAGACGACCTCGAGAGCGAGTCCAGCCAGCTCGAGCAGAAGGCCCAGCAGATGCAGCAACAGCAGATGCAGCAGCAGATGCAGCAGATGCAGCAGCAGGAAGGCGACGACGAGTAAGCGACGAGGATGTTCGATAGCCTGAAGGAGAAACTCGGGAGTTTCCGCGAGGACGCGGAGGAGGCCGCCGAGGAGAACGCGGAACCGGTCGACGACGAAGACGTCGAGGCGGATGACGTCGAGGCGGATGACGTCGAAGCGGCCGACGTCGAAGCGGCCGACGACGAGGCCGGTGTTCCCGAGACGTCGACGGACGCGTCGGACGCGGACGCGGTCGGCGCGGGCGACGCAGAGGCGTCTGTCGACGCGGACGCGGTCGGCGCGGGCGATGCGGACGCCGACACCGACGCCGACGCGGATGGCTCCGACGACGAGGACGACGAGTCGAAGTCGACGGGGTTCGCGCGGAAGGCGAAGTCGCTGGCGACCGGGAAGTTCGTCATCGAGGAGGAGGACCTCGAGGGCCCGCTCCAGGAGCTGGAGATCGCCCTGTTGTCCTCTGACGTCGAGATGAACGTCGCCCAGCAGATCCTCGACAACATCCGCGAGGACCTCGTCGGGGAGACCCGGAAGTTCACGGAGTCCACGGGAAGCGTCGTCGAGGAGGCGCTCCGGAACGCGCTGTACGATGTCATCAGCGTCGGCCAGTTCGACTTCGAGGCGCGCGTCGAGGACGCCGACAAACCCCTCGTCGTGATCTTCACGGGCGTGAACGGCGTCGGGAAGACGACGACGATCGCGAAGATGGCGCGCTACTTCGAAGAGCGCGGGCTGTCGTCGGTGATGGCGAACGGCGACACGTACCGTGCGGGTGCGAACGAGCAGATCCAGTCGCACGCGGACGCGCTCGACACGAAGCTCATCAGTCACGAGCAGGGCGGCGACCCGGCGGCGGTCATCTACGACGCCGTCGAGT
The Halorubellus sp. JP-L1 DNA segment above includes these coding regions:
- the ftsY gene encoding signal recognition particle-docking protein FtsY; the encoded protein is MFDSLKEKLGSFREDAEEAAEENAEPVDDEDVEADDVEADDVEAADVEAADDEAGVPETSTDASDADAVGAGDAEASVDADAVGAGDADADTDADADGSDDEDDESKSTGFARKAKSLATGKFVIEEEDLEGPLQELEIALLSSDVEMNVAQQILDNIREDLVGETRKFTESTGSVVEEALRNALYDVISVGQFDFEARVEDADKPLVVIFTGVNGVGKTTTIAKMARYFEERGLSSVMANGDTYRAGANEQIQSHADALDTKLISHEQGGDPAAVIYDAVEYAEANDVDVVLGDTAGRLHTNEGLMDQLEKIGRVVGPDMTLFVDEAVAGQDAVQRAKQFDDAAEIDGAILTKADADSNGGAAISVAHVTGKPILFLGVGQGYDDLERFDPDRMVDRLLDVA